In a single window of the Pirellulales bacterium genome:
- a CDS encoding glycosyltransferase produces MSPPTDPSHDDLSPSFQLAGPSWGFVLRIAVTGALVLYLADQIDWAEMVHSLGQVGWSYWFAALGVYLVAQTISSVRWGGLARAVALGASHGQFLQLYFEGMFFSLCLPTSVGGDVVKAYRLAPTLATRVLAGCTVLADRLTGLTALLSIATVAIIGQSLAAGLVSWIAVIVLVGAAVAFLTRAGLVLAQQHAARLTLLPRVGRLIGALQPYFDRPPVIAAALAWSLAIQALNIVCVWTLGQALGLEIPASAYCVAVPIVSLLTVLPLSINGVGIREGGLALLLAGYGMTHEAGIALGLLWFLVVMASGLIGGAVYLLGPVRPRIPGPPAAESPPEPVAATPAPTTVEPARAVAAQELLRLQVHAAHRRAERFATHTLFPGRATARTPQSRNGVMDLSVVVPIYNERENIRRLYDALQAVLVPMGCNYEMVLVDDGSTDGSSEQLQALAEHDPTVKIVLFRRNYGQTAAMHAGIQMATGDVIVTMDADLQNDPSDIPMLLARLNEGYDLIHGWRRHRQDGLVLRKIPSKIANWLISRVTRFPVHDLGCTLKAMRREIAQELQLYGEMHRFIPILAAWRGARCLEVETKHHPRRYGQSKYGISRTLRVVLDLITVKYLISYLSSPMRLFGGIGMASTGLAIASGAATIGMKIGMGQDMTDNPLLLLSTLLIMVSLQFFVLGMLGEVGVRTYYESQGAQPYAIRELINFEPEAGLGADAPPARGGRYAPPRRTLRYARRAA; encoded by the coding sequence ATGTCTCCGCCAACTGATCCTTCGCACGACGATTTAAGCCCCTCGTTTCAACTCGCGGGCCCGAGCTGGGGGTTCGTGCTGCGTATCGCCGTCACCGGGGCGCTGGTGCTCTACCTGGCCGACCAGATCGATTGGGCCGAAATGGTCCATTCGCTCGGTCAGGTCGGCTGGAGCTACTGGTTCGCGGCGCTGGGCGTGTATCTCGTGGCCCAAACGATCAGCAGCGTGCGCTGGGGGGGCCTGGCCCGCGCGGTCGCGCTCGGCGCCAGTCACGGCCAGTTCCTGCAGCTCTACTTCGAGGGCATGTTCTTCAGCCTATGCTTGCCGACCTCGGTCGGGGGCGACGTCGTCAAGGCCTATCGCCTGGCGCCTACGCTGGCCACTCGGGTCTTGGCAGGCTGCACGGTGCTTGCGGATCGCCTGACCGGCCTGACGGCGCTCCTGTCGATCGCGACCGTGGCGATCATCGGGCAAAGCCTCGCCGCGGGCCTCGTGTCGTGGATCGCCGTCATCGTGCTCGTCGGCGCGGCGGTCGCGTTTCTGACCCGGGCCGGCCTGGTCTTGGCACAACAACATGCGGCGCGGCTCACGCTGTTACCGCGCGTCGGCCGGCTGATCGGCGCCTTGCAACCCTACTTCGATCGACCGCCAGTCATCGCCGCGGCACTCGCCTGGAGCCTGGCGATCCAGGCACTGAACATTGTCTGCGTGTGGACCCTGGGACAGGCCTTGGGGCTCGAGATTCCCGCCAGCGCGTACTGCGTGGCCGTGCCAATCGTCAGCCTGCTGACGGTGCTGCCGTTGTCGATCAACGGCGTCGGCATTCGCGAAGGCGGGCTCGCTTTGCTGCTGGCCGGATATGGCATGACGCACGAAGCGGGCATTGCGCTCGGTTTGCTCTGGTTCCTGGTCGTCATGGCGTCGGGCCTGATCGGCGGGGCGGTCTACCTGCTGGGTCCCGTCCGGCCGCGAATCCCAGGGCCGCCTGCGGCCGAGTCGCCGCCGGAACCGGTTGCCGCGACGCCCGCGCCCACGACGGTCGAACCGGCCCGCGCCGTCGCCGCGCAAGAACTTCTCCGTCTGCAAGTCCACGCGGCGCACCGTCGCGCGGAGCGTTTTGCCACCCACACACTTTTTCCCGGACGTGCCACCGCGCGCACTCCCCAATCAAGGAATGGCGTCATGGACCTGTCGGTCGTCGTGCCGATCTATAACGAACGCGAGAACATCCGCCGCCTCTACGACGCGCTGCAAGCCGTGCTCGTGCCGATGGGCTGCAATTATGAAATGGTCCTGGTCGACGACGGCTCGACCGACGGCTCGAGCGAGCAGCTCCAGGCGCTGGCCGAACACGATCCGACGGTGAAGATCGTGCTCTTCCGCCGGAACTACGGGCAAACGGCCGCCATGCACGCCGGCATCCAGATGGCCACCGGCGACGTGATCGTGACGATGGATGCCGACCTGCAAAACGATCCGTCCGACATCCCGATGCTGCTCGCACGGCTCAACGAAGGCTACGATCTGATTCACGGTTGGCGCCGCCATCGGCAAGACGGCCTGGTGCTGCGCAAGATCCCCTCGAAGATCGCCAATTGGCTGATCTCGAGAGTCACCCGGTTCCCGGTGCACGACCTGGGCTGCACCCTGAAGGCCATGCGCCGCGAAATTGCCCAGGAGCTGCAGCTCTACGGCGAGATGCACCGGTTCATTCCGATTCTCGCCGCCTGGCGCGGCGCGCGCTGCCTGGAGGTCGAGACCAAGCATCATCCTCGCCGCTACGGTCAATCGAAATACGGCATTTCGCGCACGCTGCGCGTCGTGCTCGACTTGATCACCGTCAAGTATCTGATTTCCTACTTGAGCAGCCCGATGCGCCTCTTCGGCGGGATCGGCATGGCGAGTACGGGCCTGGCCATCGCCTCGGGAGCCGCCACGATCGGCATGAAGATCGGCATGGGGCAAGACATGACCGATAACCCGTTGCTGCTGCTGTCGACGCTGTTGATCATGGTCAGCCTGCAATTCTTTGTGCTGGGCATGCTCGGCGAAGTCGGCGTGCGCACCTACTACGAAAGCCAGGGCGCGCAGCCTTATGCCATTCGCGAATTGATCAACTTCGAGCCCGAGGCCGGCCTCGGCGCCGACGCGCCGCCGGCCCGCGGCGGCCGCTATGCCCCGCCGCGCAGGACGCTGCGTTACGCCCGCCGTGCCGCTTAA
- a CDS encoding class I SAM-dependent methyltransferase, which translates to MGLYANYVFPHLLDWVMQSPAMAEQRPRVAGAAAGHVLEIGFGTGLNLPHYTDAVKRLDAIDPASVLRKRVARRIEQSVVPVHTHQLDAARLPFDDAMFDCVVSTWTLCSIDNVQKALGEIRRVLRPGGRFLFVEHGRSDDPRVARWQDRLNPLQRRVGVGCNLNRAIDRLVCDAGFELNRMERFCLRGTPPVFGEHYLGEASR; encoded by the coding sequence ATGGGTCTCTACGCAAACTACGTGTTTCCGCATCTGCTCGACTGGGTCATGCAAAGCCCGGCCATGGCCGAGCAGCGGCCGCGCGTCGCCGGCGCTGCCGCCGGGCATGTGCTGGAAATCGGCTTCGGCACCGGTCTCAACCTGCCGCATTACACCGACGCCGTGAAGCGACTCGACGCGATCGATCCGGCCAGCGTCTTGCGCAAACGCGTGGCTCGACGCATCGAACAGTCCGTTGTGCCGGTCCACACGCATCAGCTCGACGCCGCGCGTTTGCCGTTTGACGACGCGATGTTCGATTGTGTCGTCAGCACCTGGACGCTCTGCTCGATCGACAACGTGCAAAAAGCTCTCGGCGAAATCCGCCGCGTCCTGCGGCCCGGCGGCCGGTTCCTGTTCGTCGAACATGGCCGCAGCGACGATCCGCGCGTGGCCCGTTGGCAAGACCGGCTGAACCCGTTGCAGCGCCGCGTGGGAGTCGGCTGTAATTTGAATCGCGCCATCGACCGGCTCGTTTGCGACGCGGGGTTCGAACTGAACCGCATGGAACGGTTTTGCCTCCGCGGCACCCCGCCGGTGTTCGGCGAACACTACCTGGGTGAAGCATCGCGCTAA
- a CDS encoding DJ-1/PfpI family protein gives MPKVLMPIGDASEVLDTFYPYFRLPEDDFEVVVCGPEARLYHLVLHEVPPGALVPWDITEERPGYHLRASLAFRDVVARDYAGLFVSGGRAPEYLRYDPHLLEITRHFFAAGKPVASVCHGIEILTAAGCLQGRTVTTVAKCRLDAEQGGAQYVDQPCVVDGQLVTARTWHDNTPFLKAFVRLLRQGVQRA, from the coding sequence ATGCCTAAAGTATTGATGCCGATCGGCGACGCTTCGGAAGTGCTGGATACGTTCTATCCCTACTTCCGCTTGCCCGAAGACGATTTCGAGGTCGTGGTCTGCGGGCCCGAAGCCCGGCTCTATCACCTCGTGCTGCACGAGGTCCCGCCGGGGGCGCTCGTGCCCTGGGACATTACCGAAGAACGGCCGGGCTATCATCTCCGTGCCAGTCTGGCCTTCCGCGACGTGGTGGCCAGGGACTATGCGGGGTTGTTCGTCTCGGGCGGACGAGCCCCGGAGTATTTGCGCTACGATCCTCACCTGCTGGAAATCACCCGGCATTTTTTCGCCGCCGGCAAACCCGTGGCCTCGGTGTGCCACGGCATCGAGATCCTGACCGCGGCCGGATGCCTGCAAGGCCGCACGGTGACGACCGTGGCCAAGTGCCGCCTCGACGCGGAGCAGGGGGGCGCCCAATATGTCGACCAACCCTGCGTCGTCGACGGACAGCTCGTCACTGCCCGCACCTGGCACGACAACACGCCGTTTCTCAAGGCCTTCGTGCGGCTGCTGCGCCAAGGCGTGCAAAGAGCCTGA
- a CDS encoding glycosyltransferase family 39 protein has protein sequence MLLLLVALAALVHGARLGTLSIRGEEPRRALVAGEMLASGDFVVPRQQGLLYLSRPPLQNWTIALAAWLTGRCDAAVVRLPALLATVATTGLIYLCARACTSRAAAFVAGAAYATMFQVLELGRMAETEATLTLLIASSLLVWQAGYVARWRPVFTWSTGYTLAALAGLAKGPQGPVYFVAVTTVYLLAVRRDWRMWLSVAHLAGLVAFAAVIGAWQIPYWRAAGPEAAWEIWVHNASIRFLGSQTSALSIHAASFPLHVFACTMPWSALLVAYAWPSLRRNLGDSRSLVVFAAVALLVTLPSCLLAIEARPRYFMPLYPCLAVLTAPVVEAALGQGVRRAASVWFHWQGLLALGFAGVAIVMLGASLSGGGRSVLVQPPLFACGFAAYVAVTAVALFVIRSRTEPARVVLGTSLIMGLLGLSYAGARINELARNSEDHLAAMNQLRTQLPRGAELVSFGLAHHLFTYHYGKPISTVAWPTVPEAVPPQVEYFCYEDFDGYEEPPLPFAWEPLAVISCERYKTPHPAQRMIVGRRITSDTAAVHRSETSNSRSHVSAN, from the coding sequence GTGCTGTTGCTGCTCGTCGCGCTGGCTGCACTGGTGCACGGGGCTCGCCTGGGCACGCTGAGCATCCGCGGCGAAGAGCCGCGTCGCGCCCTCGTGGCCGGCGAGATGCTCGCCAGCGGCGATTTCGTCGTGCCGCGGCAGCAAGGACTGCTGTATCTCAGCCGCCCACCGCTGCAGAACTGGACCATTGCCCTCGCGGCCTGGCTCACCGGACGCTGCGACGCGGCCGTCGTCCGGCTGCCGGCATTGCTCGCCACCGTCGCGACGACCGGGCTGATCTATCTCTGCGCCCGCGCTTGCACGAGCCGCGCCGCAGCCTTCGTCGCCGGTGCGGCGTATGCGACCATGTTCCAGGTGCTCGAACTCGGACGGATGGCCGAAACCGAAGCGACGCTGACCTTGTTGATCGCGTCGTCGCTGCTGGTGTGGCAGGCCGGATACGTCGCCCGGTGGCGACCGGTGTTCACCTGGTCGACCGGCTATACCTTGGCCGCCTTGGCTGGGCTGGCCAAGGGGCCTCAAGGCCCGGTCTATTTCGTGGCCGTGACCACGGTGTACTTGCTGGCCGTGCGGCGCGATTGGCGCATGTGGCTGAGCGTCGCGCACCTCGCCGGGCTCGTGGCTTTCGCCGCAGTCATCGGTGCGTGGCAGATCCCATACTGGCGCGCCGCCGGTCCCGAGGCCGCGTGGGAAATCTGGGTCCACAACGCGAGCATCCGATTCCTGGGCTCGCAAACCAGCGCGCTCTCGATCCATGCCGCTTCGTTTCCGCTGCATGTGTTCGCATGCACGATGCCGTGGTCGGCGCTGCTGGTCGCCTATGCGTGGCCCAGCCTGCGGCGCAATCTCGGCGACTCTCGATCGCTGGTTGTGTTCGCGGCCGTCGCGCTGCTGGTGACGCTGCCCAGTTGCCTGCTGGCCATCGAGGCCCGGCCGCGCTATTTCATGCCACTTTATCCGTGCCTGGCGGTGCTGACCGCCCCGGTCGTCGAAGCGGCCCTGGGCCAGGGCGTCCGACGCGCAGCAAGCGTCTGGTTCCATTGGCAAGGTCTGCTCGCGCTCGGCTTTGCCGGGGTCGCGATCGTCATGCTGGGCGCGAGCCTCAGCGGCGGCGGCCGTTCGGTGTTGGTGCAGCCGCCGCTGTTCGCCTGCGGCTTTGCCGCCTATGTCGCCGTCACGGCCGTGGCCCTCTTCGTGATCCGCAGCCGCACCGAGCCGGCCCGCGTCGTTCTGGGCACGTCGCTGATCATGGGTCTGCTGGGATTGTCGTACGCCGGCGCGCGGATTAACGAACTCGCACGCAATAGCGAGGACCACCTGGCCGCGATGAACCAGTTGCGAACGCAGCTCCCCCGGGGCGCCGAGTTGGTCAGCTTTGGACTGGCTCACCACCTGTTCACCTATCACTACGGCAAACCGATTAGCACCGTGGCCTGGCCCACCGTGCCCGAGGCCGTTCCGCCCCAAGTCGAGTACTTCTGTTACGAAGATTTCGACGGGTACGAGGAACCGCCGCTGCCCTTTGCCTGGGAACCGCTCGCCGTGATTTCCTGCGAGCGCTACAAGACACCACACCCTGCCCAACGAATGATCGTTGGGCGGCGCATCACATCGGACACGGCCGCTGTGCATCGTTCAGAAACCTCGAACTCGCGATCGCATGTCTCCGCCAACTGA